From a region of the Theobroma cacao cultivar B97-61/B2 chromosome 8, Criollo_cocoa_genome_V2, whole genome shotgun sequence genome:
- the LOC18591770 gene encoding transport inhibitor response 1-like protein translates to MRHNRAERMSEDDERQQSSPSDLEFTSNKARNCNATGSGSGHPEFQSPFPDQVLENVLENVLHFLTSRRDRNAASLVCKSWYRVEALTRSELFIGNCYAVSPDRATARFIRVRALHLKGKPRFADFNLMPPDWGAHFNPWALALAKAYPWLEKVYLKRMSVTDDDLATLAESFSGFKELVLVCCDGFGTSGLAIFVSKCRQLRVLDLIESEVTDDETDWISCFPEGESHLESLIFDCVECPINFEALERLVARSPSLKKLRLNRHVSIGQLYRLMIRAPQLTHLGTGSFSPLEVAGQGDQEPDYVTAFAACRSLVCLSGFREIIPDYLPAIYPVCSNLTSLNFSYANIDAEQLKPIISNCHKLQVFWVLDSICDEGLQAVAATCKELRELRVFPIDAREDSDGPVSEVGLQAISEGCRKLQSILYFCQRMTNAAVIAMSKNCPDLVVFRLCIMGRHRPDPVTGDPMDDGFGAIVMNCKKLTRLAVSGLLTDKAFDYIGRYGKLVRTLSVAFAGDSDMGLKYVLEGCPQLQKLEIRDSPFGDAALRSGLHHYYNMRFLWMSSCSLTRQGCQEIAHAMDRLVVEVIRSIGEEEMDDSVGTLYMYRSLEGPRTDAPKFVTIL, encoded by the exons ATGCGACATAACAGGGCGGAGCGAATGTCTGAGGACGACGAAAGGCAGCAATCTTCACCGTCAGATCTTGAGTTCACTTCTAACAAGGCCCGGAACTGCAACGCTACCGGGTCCGGGTCGGGTCACCCGGAGTTCCAGTCTCCGTTCCCGGACCAGGTCCTGGAGAACGTGTTGGAAAACGTGCTCCACTTCCTGACGTCGAGGCGCGACCGAAACGCCGCCTCATTGGTGTGCAAGTCGTGGTACCGGGTCGAGGCGCTGACGCGATCCGAGCTGTTCATCGGAAACTGCTACGCGGTGTCGCCGGATCGGGCCACGGCCAGGTTTATCAGGGTGAGGGCACTTCATCTGAAAGGGAAGCCCAGGTTCGCGGATTTTAACCTGATGCCGCCCGATTGGGGGGCCCACTTCAATCCTTGGGCGCTGGCGCTGGCCAAGGCGTACCCTTGGCTGGAAAAAGTTTACCTAAAGCGCATGTCCGTGACGGATGATGATCTGGCAACGCTGGCCGAGTCATTTTCAGGGTTTAAGGAGCTCGTTCTCGTTTGCTGTGATGGGTTTGGAACTAGTGGCCTTGCTATTTTTGTTAGCAAGTGCag ACAGCTTAGGGTGCTTGATCTGATCGAATCTGAGGTTACAGATGATGAGACAGATTGGATATCCTGTTTTCCTGAGGGTGAATCACATCTTGAGTCGTTGATATTTGATTGTGTAGAATGCCCGATAAATTTTGAGGCATTGGAAAGGCTGGTGGCTAGGTCTCCTTCACTTAAGAAGCTTAGGCTAAATCGACATGTTTCTATCGGGCAGCTATATCGCCTGATGATTCGAGCTCCACAGCTCACACACCTTGGGACAGGTTCGTTTAGCCCACTGGAGGTAGCAGGACAAGGTGATCAAGAACCAGATTATGTAACTGCTTTTGCTGCCTGCAGATCCTTAGTTTGTCTCTCTGGGTTTAGGGAAATAATTCCAGATTATCTGCCTGCAATTTACCCTGTTTGTTCAAATCTGACGTCTCTGAATTTCAGCTATGCCAACATCGATGCAGAACAGCTTAAGCCAATTATAAGCAACTGCCACAAGCTCCAGGTTTTCTGG GTCCTTGATTCAATATGTGATGAAGGACTTCAAGCAGTGGCTGCGACATGCAAGGAACTACGTGAGCTTCGGGTTTTCCCTATCGATGCTCGGGAGGATAGTGACGGCCCTGTTTCTGAAGTGGGCCTCCAAGCAATTTCTGAGGGTTGTCGGAAATTGCAATCTATTCTGTATTTCTGCCAGCGAATGACTAATGCAGCTGTCATAGCCATGTCCAAGAACTGTCCAGATCTTGTTGTTTTCCGGTTATGCATAATGGGGCGCCACAGGCCTGATCCTGTTACTGGAGATCCTATGGATGATGGTTTTGGAGCCATTGTTATGAACTGTAAGAAGCTCACTCGCCTTGCTGTATCTGGTTTACTGACAGATAAAGCTTTCGATTATATTGGAAGATATGGGAAATTGGTACGCACATTGTCAGTGGCTTTTGCTGGAGATAGTGACATGGGGCTGAAATATGTGCTTGAGGGCTGTCCCCAATTGCAGAAGCTTGAGATTAGAGATAGCCCATTTGGAGATGCAGCTTTGCGTTCTGGTTTGCATCACTACTACAACATGAGGTTCCTTTGGATGTCCTCATGTAGTCTAACTCGCCAAGGTTGCCAGGAGATTGCTCATGCTATGGATCGCCTAGTGGTTGAAGTGATTAGGTCTATTGGTGAGGAGGAGATGGATGACTCTGTTGGAACGTTATACATGTATCGGTCTCTTGAAGGGCCAAGAACGGATGCCCCGAAATTCGTCACCATCTTGTAG